Part of the Polyangiaceae bacterium genome, CCTCTGGGCACACCTGGGGAAGCGCGGACCGCTCGGTTCTTCGGAAGTGCTTGATGTTCTCAGGCAGGTCTGTCACGCGCTCGGTGCGGCCCACGGCGTGGGCATCGTTCACCGTGATCTGAAGCCCGCGAACATCTTCCTCTCCCGGAGCAACCGCGCGGACGTCGCCTTCACCGTCAAGGTTCTGGACTTCGGTCTCGCGAAAGCTGTCGCCGATACGACCACGATGACGGAGCCGATCGGCACTCTGCTCTACATGGCTCCCGAGCAACTGCGTGGACACGGAATTTGCCCGGCGACCGACGTGTGGGCACTGGGCCTCATCGCCTTTGAACTGCTGACGGCCAAAGAGTACTGGCTGACAGCGCAGGGGCCGGCGGGGTTGGGGGCCATCGCCGACGAAATCAAGCAAGGCATCATCATCCCTGCAAGCGAGCGCGCGCGGGAGCTCGGCGCCCCCGATTTCCTGCCTCCCGGATTCGACCAGTGGCGCGTAGGAGTTTCCATCTGTCAAAACCCACCGAGTCCAAGATACGCGGCGGCGGAGCTCGGGTCGAGTGCTGCCCGCGAACCCTCGCGCGGCGGGCGTCCGACGGCGCGTAGGAGTTTCCATCTGTCAAAACCCACCGAGTCCAAGATACGCGGCGGCGGAGCTCGGGTCGAGTGCTGCCCGCGAACCCTCGCGCGGCGGGCGTCCGACGCAGCTCGGCAGAGATTCTCCGCGTCGCCGGCTGCGCAGGGCACAGCTCCGCCTTCGGCGAGGCGCTCACCGACGTCTCACTCCTTCCCGAACCCCAACATCAACTGCTCGGGCACGCTAACGCCGACACGGGTCGCAGGCGGGGCCCTCGGGCCGAGGCCATGCTCCGCGAGCAGGCGGGT contains:
- a CDS encoding serine/threonine protein kinase, with the translated sequence MIGDDFRVERLVGAGGMGAIYLARQLSTGRKRALKLMQVDLADDPKLRGRFAQEASVGSRIKSEHVVEVVAAGLDEKTGFPWLAMEYLEGEDLWAHLGKRGPLGSSEVLDVLRQVCHALGAAHGVGIVHRDLKPANIFLSRSNRADVAFTVKVLDFGLAKAVADTTTMTEPIGTLLYMAPEQLRGHGICPATDVWALGLIAFELLTAKEYWLTAQGPAGLGAIADEIKQGIIIPASERARELGAPDFLPPGFDQWRVGVSICQNPPSPRYAAAELGSSAAREPSRGGRPTARRSFHLSKPTESKIRGGGARVECCPRTLARRASDAARQRFSASPAAQGTAPPSARRSPTSHSFPNPNINCSGTLTPTRVAGGALGPRPCSASRRVIWARVLATSAQRMGPEQRGQVSTSAAKT